GTACATCGGCCACGGCTGGTCGGCGGTGCGTTCCTCTGGCGGCTGCTTGCCGATCGCGAGGTTGGTCACACTCAGCGCGCGCTGCCGGTGGGCGGTGCCTATGCAGTCGGCGCCGGTGTCACCGCCGCCGAGCACAACGACGTGCTTGCCCTCCGCGCTGATCTGGTTCTCGACACTGTCTCCGGCGCCCACGCGGTTCTGCTGCACCAGGTAGTCCATGGCGAAGTGCACGCCGAGCAGGTCACGGCCGGGGATCGCCAGGTCGCGGGGCACGGTGGAGCCGGTGGCGACCACCACCGCGTCGTACCGCTGCTTGAGCTCTGGCCAGCTGATGTCGACGCCGATCTCGACTCCGGCGCGGAACCGGGTGCCCTCCGCCTTCATCTGCGCCAGGCGCATCTCGAGGTGCTTCTTCTCCATCTTGAAGTCCGGGATGCCGTACCGCAGCAGACCGCCGATGCGGTCGTCACGTTCGAACACGGCCACGGTGTGGCCCGCCCTGGTGAGCTGTTGCGCGGCGGCGAGGCCGGCCGGTCCGGAGCCGACGACGGCGACGGTCTTCCCGGTCAGGCGCGAGGGCGGGATGGGAGTCACCCAGCCGTTGGCGACGGCGTCATCGATGATCGACACCTCAACCTGCTTGATGGTCACCGGCGGCTGGTTGATGCCGAGCACGCAGCTCGCCTCGCAGGGCGCCGGGCACAGCCGCCCGGTGAATTCCGGGAAGTTGTTCGTGGCGTGCAGGCGGTCGATGGCGTCGCGGCCCTCGCCGCGCCAGGTGAGGTCGTTCCATTCCGGGATCAGGTTGCCGAGCGGGCAGCCCTGGTGACAGAACGGCACGCCGCAGTCCATGCAACGTCCGGCCTGGCGGCGCAACTGGGCAGGGTCACCCTGCTCGTAGACCTCTTTCCAGTCCATCAGCCGAACCGACACCGGGCGCCTGGCGGGCAACTCGCGTTCGGTGGTTTTCAGAAAACCTTTGGGATCAGCCACCGGTCACCTCCAAGATCTTGCCCCAGACAACGTCGCCGTCGGGGTCGGTTCCCACGTCGACGGCCTCCTGACGGATGGCCATCACCGCGGCATAGTCGCGTGGCAGCACCTTGACGAACCGGTCCATGGTGTCGTCGAGGTTGGCGAGCAGGCGTTCGGCGAGCACCGAACCGGTTTCCAGATGGTGCTGGGTGAGCAGGTCGGTGACGATCTCCACGTCGCCGCTGCCGAGCGGCAACAGGTCCAGTTCGCCGGAGGCGAGAGACTCGCGGTTCACCCGGTCGGCGTGCAGGTCGTAGACGTACGCCGTGCCTCCGGACATGCCGGCGCCCAGGTTGCGGCCGGTCACGCCGAGGATCACGGCGAGCCCGCCGGTCATGTACTCGAGCGCGTGGTCGCCTACCCCCTCCACCACCGCGGTGGCTCCGGAGTTGCGCACCAGGAACCGCTCCCCCACGACGCCGCGGATGAACATGCTGCCCTGGGTGGCGCCATAGCCGATGACGTTGCCGGCGATGACG
This Salinibacterium sp. ZJ450 DNA region includes the following protein-coding sequences:
- a CDS encoding glutamate synthase subunit beta encodes the protein MADPKGFLKTTERELPARRPVSVRLMDWKEVYEQGDPAQLRRQAGRCMDCGVPFCHQGCPLGNLIPEWNDLTWRGEGRDAIDRLHATNNFPEFTGRLCPAPCEASCVLGINQPPVTIKQVEVSIIDDAVANGWVTPIPPSRLTGKTVAVVGSGPAGLAAAQQLTRAGHTVAVFERDDRIGGLLRYGIPDFKMEKKHLEMRLAQMKAEGTRFRAGVEIGVDISWPELKQRYDAVVVATGSTVPRDLAIPGRDLLGVHFAMDYLVQQNRVGAGDSVENQISAEGKHVVVLGGGDTGADCIGTAHRQRALSVTNLAIGKQPPEERTADQPWPMYPNLFEVQSAHEEGGERVYLASTVEFLANEAGEVRAIRVAETEYLDGRRVPKAGTEREIPADLVLLALGFTGAEPETLDAQLDVPFDSRGNVERDGQYQTSEPGVFVAGDAGRGQSLIVWAIAEGRAAASAVDRYLEGDTQLPFPVRPTDRSITV